One Mesoplodon densirostris isolate mMesDen1 chromosome X, mMesDen1 primary haplotype, whole genome shotgun sequence genomic region harbors:
- the SLC10A3 gene encoding P3 protein translates to MVFRRGGCSSLRWPGPGGGSVCTGPLGMLRASLLLVSLLWGARGTASASLSTAVGRTMPLTGRCYLSIGDGSVTEFEFPEESEGIIVVSSQYPGQGNGTGPSPVLRVTSLDTEVLTIKNVSAIAWAGGGGFVVSIHSGLPGLAPLHLQLLDPREAPSTLVEERRDFCIRVSAAEDTPAPLGTDLAHFSESPVLYLLLPLIFVNKCSFGCKVELEVLKGLLQSPQPMLLGLLGQFLVMPFYAFLMAKVFMLPKALALGLIITCSSPGGGGSYLFSLLLGGDVTLAISMTFISTVAATGFLPLSSAIYSRLLSIHETLHVPISKILGTLLFIAIPIAAGVVIKSKLPKFSQLLLQVIKPFSFVLLLGGLFLAYHMGVFILAGVRLPIVLVGLTVPPVGLLVGYCLATCLKLPVAQRRTVSIEVGVQNSLLALAMLQLSLRRLQADYASQAPFLVALSGTSEMLALVTGHFIYSSVCAVP, encoded by the coding sequence ATGGTGTTTAGGAGGGGCGGGTGCAGCTCCCTGAGGTGGCCGGGCCCGGGAGGGGGCAGTGTCTGCACAGGCCCCCTAGGCATGCTCAGGGCCAGCCTGCTGCTTGTCAGCCTGCTCTGGGGGGCACGGGGCACAGCCAGCGCCAGTCTTAGCACGGCTGTGGGCCGTACCATGCCCCTGACAGGGCGCTGCTACTTGAGCATTGGGGATGGCTCCGTGACAGAGTTTGAGTTCCCAGAGGAGAGCGAGGGCATCATCGTGGTCTCAAGCCAGTACCCGGGCCAGGGCAACGGGACAGGGCCTAGCCCTGTGCTGAGGGTCACCTCCCTGGACACAGAGGTGCTGACCATCAAGAACGTGAGTGCCATAGCCTGGGCTGGTGGGGGCGGCTTCGTGGTGAGCATCCACTCGGGCCTGCCTGGGCTAGCGCCACTCCACCTCCAGCTCCTGGACCCCCGTGAGGCCCCATCCACGCTGGTTGAGGAGCGGAGAGATTTCTGCATCAGGGTCTCAGCTGCTGAAGACACGCCTGCCCCCCTTGGCACCGACTTGGCCCACTTCTCGGAGAGCCCAGTACTCTACTTGCTTCTGCCTCTTATCTTTGTCAACAAGTGTTCGTTTGGGTGCAAAGTAGAGCTCGAGGTTCTGAAGGGGCTCCTGCAGAGCCCCCAGCCCATGCTGCTGGGCCTCCTGGGCCAGTTTCTGGTTATGCCCTTCTATGCTTTTCTGATGGCTAAGGTCTTCATGCTGCCCAAGGCCCTGGCTCTGGGCCTCATCATCACTTGCTCGTCGCCCGGCGGCGGGGGGAGCTACCTCTTCAGCCTCCTCCTTGGGGGGGACGTCACCCTGGCCATCTCCATGACTTTCATCTCAACAGTGGCTGCCACCGGTTTCCTGCCGCTGTCCTCGGCCATCTACAGCCGCCTGCTCAGCATCCACGAAACACTCCACGTGCCCATTTCCAAGATCCTGGGGACCCTGCTGTTCATCGCCATCCCCATAGCAGCAGGTGTGGTGATCAAGTCCAAGCTCCCCAAGTTCTCGCAGCTGCTGCTGCAGGTCATCAAGCCCTTCAGCTTCGTGCTGCTCCTGGGTGGCCTCTTCCTGGCCTACCACATGGGGGTCTTCATCCTGGCGGGCGTCAGGCTGCCCATTGTGCTGGTGGGCCTCACAGTGCCCCCAGTTGGCCTCCTGGTGGGTTACTGCCTGGCCACGTGCCTGAAGCTGCCAGTGGCCCAGCGTCGGACTGTCAGCATCGAGGTCGGGGTGCAGAACAGCCTGCTGGCCTTGGCCATGCTGCAGCTGTCCCTCCGCCGCCTTCAGGCTGACTATGCCTCCCAGGCCCCCTTCCTTGTGGCACTGAGTGGCACCTCAGAGATGCTGGCCTTAGTTACTGGCCACTTCATCTATAGCAGTGTGTGTGCAGTTCCCTGA
- the UBL4A gene encoding ubiquitin-like protein 4A isoform X2 has protein sequence MQLTVKALQGRECNLQVSEDELVSTLKHLVSERLNVPVHQQRLLFKGKALADGKRLSDYSIGPNSKLNLVVKPLEKVLLEESSARTVAEAPAPPPATWPLISKVLARHFSAADASRVLDQLQRDYERSLSRLTLDDMERLAGRFLHPEVTEAMEKGFSNPVQPSMTFGMS, from the exons ATGCAGCTAACAGTGAAGGCGCTCCAGGGCCGCGAGTGCAACCTGCAG GTGTCGGAGGACGAGCTGGTGTCCACGCTGAAACATCTGGTCTCCGAGAGGCTGAACGTCCCCGTCCACCAGCAGCGGCTGCTGTTCAAGGGCAAGGCCCTGGCAG ATGGGAAAAGACTCTCGGATTACAGCATTGGGCCCAATTCCAAGCTCAACCTAGTGGTCAAACCTCTGGAGAAGGTGTTACTGGAAGAAAGCAGCGCACGGACAGTGGCCGAGGCCCCGGCCCCACCCCCGGCCACCTGGCCTCTAATCTCCAAAGTCCTGGCCCGTCATTTCAGCGCCGCAGATGCCAGCAGGGTCCTGGACCAACTCCAGAGG GATTATGAGAGGTCCCTGAGCCGCCTGACGCTGGATGACATGGAACGCTTGGCTGGCCGCTTCCTGCACCCTGAAGTGACTGAAGCTATGGAGAAGGGGTTCTCCAA
- the UBL4A gene encoding ubiquitin-like protein 4A isoform X3, with product MQLTVKALQGRECNLQVSEDELVSTLKHLVSERLNVPVHQQRLLFKGKALADGKRLSDYSIGPNSKLNLVVKPLEKVLLEESSARTVAEAPAPPPATWPLISKVLARHFSAADASRVLDQLQRDYERSLSRLTLDDMERLAGRFLHPEVTEAMEKGFSK from the exons ATGCAGCTAACAGTGAAGGCGCTCCAGGGCCGCGAGTGCAACCTGCAG GTGTCGGAGGACGAGCTGGTGTCCACGCTGAAACATCTGGTCTCCGAGAGGCTGAACGTCCCCGTCCACCAGCAGCGGCTGCTGTTCAAGGGCAAGGCCCTGGCAG ATGGGAAAAGACTCTCGGATTACAGCATTGGGCCCAATTCCAAGCTCAACCTAGTGGTCAAACCTCTGGAGAAGGTGTTACTGGAAGAAAGCAGCGCACGGACAGTGGCCGAGGCCCCGGCCCCACCCCCGGCCACCTGGCCTCTAATCTCCAAAGTCCTGGCCCGTCATTTCAGCGCCGCAGATGCCAGCAGGGTCCTGGACCAACTCCAGAGG GATTATGAGAGGTCCCTGAGCCGCCTGACGCTGGATGACATGGAACGCTTGGCTGGCCGCTTCCTGCACCCTGAAGTGACTGAAGCTATGGAGAAGGGGTTCTCCAAGTAG